In a genomic window of Pedobacter sp. KBS0701:
- a CDS encoding M17 family peptidase N-terminal domain-containing protein produces the protein MNFTKQSKSALQNIRVAVIIFSVFITGTAFAQTTTALGTAKVWGTVDGIAIEGVVQGPSAQVSDLQIACVFEHTEGDIFNSPPALPPALNGLVHLDQDLKGLITEIRKSGKFLGHANETILISPPKGTIGGKRLLLIGLGDRNKFTPELMIGVGSIAMREALKLGVNNFSFASDLKDAGIDSPTALVAGNVVKGIFEAYRTQTWLKEKNMATFKPVVKVILLAGPAFFTTAGEGIQEAIAAIKN, from the coding sequence ATGAACTTCACTAAACAATCAAAATCTGCGCTACAAAACATCAGGGTAGCGGTAATTATATTTTCAGTATTTATTACAGGAACAGCATTTGCACAAACTACTACCGCACTGGGAACAGCCAAAGTTTGGGGTACGGTAGATGGAATCGCCATCGAAGGCGTAGTTCAGGGGCCATCGGCACAGGTTAGCGATTTGCAGATTGCCTGTGTTTTCGAACACACTGAAGGCGATATTTTTAATTCTCCACCAGCACTTCCGCCAGCTCTAAATGGTTTGGTACACCTGGATCAGGATCTGAAAGGTTTGATCACTGAAATCCGCAAAAGCGGCAAGTTTCTGGGGCATGCCAACGAAACCATTTTAATTTCTCCGCCAAAGGGAACCATAGGGGGTAAACGCCTGCTTTTAATCGGTCTTGGCGATCGGAATAAATTTACACCGGAACTGATGATCGGAGTTGGCAGTATCGCCATGCGGGAAGCACTTAAACTGGGTGTAAACAACTTTTCTTTTGCAAGCGATTTAAAAGATGCGGGGATCGACTCACCAACTGCATTGGTTGCCGGCAACGTGGTGAAAGGTATTTTCGAAGCCTACAGAACCCAAACCTGGTTAAAAGAAAAGAATATGGCAACCTTTAAACCGGTTGTTAAAGTGATTCTTTTAGCGGGACCGGCTTTTTTTACAACCGCTGGAGAAGGCATTCAGGAAGCAATTGCTGCCATTAAAAATTAA
- a CDS encoding alginate export family protein: MNINYPRWAIIAVVCTCFSIAGASGQSIRLMRYDEDYSNLKDSDRNLYNTLKFLPLSKNKKVYLSFGGEIREEYGGKINEDWIKDQGFNYSFLQRYSLYADLNIGERLRFFAQVNSALENGSKYGPSPVDEDQLAVQNLFAEYRILKDSSNKLAIRVGRQEINYGSGRLISVREGTTVRQYFTGAKLMYATPRFSLDAFVLEADEVNFGVFDNRPSHQANLWGAYSNLNIQKGGNFDFYYLGIRRDNAEFEEGIAQEVRHTLATRYWKSGGGFIYNIEAAYQFGKFGNGHINAWTMAFEFGYTFEKTKFKPSFNLRNDYISGDQKAGDGKLQTFNPLYPKGGYFGFNPLIGPSNLIDLHPYLTLSLTDKLSVQADVVFNWRYSLNDGIYRPGGNFNTAGSLSGHRFIGTTYLLSADYKINNNLSLSCGGQYFRVGDFIKDIVPLWDNSKFFNAQVSYKF, encoded by the coding sequence ATGAACATTAATTATCCCCGTTGGGCGATTATAGCGGTAGTTTGTACTTGCTTTTCGATAGCAGGTGCATCCGGTCAAAGCATCAGGCTTATGCGCTACGATGAGGATTATAGCAATCTGAAAGATTCGGACAGGAATTTATACAATACCTTAAAATTCCTGCCGCTTTCAAAAAATAAAAAAGTATACCTCAGTTTTGGCGGCGAGATCAGGGAGGAATATGGAGGTAAAATTAATGAAGATTGGATCAAAGATCAAGGTTTCAATTATTCTTTTTTACAACGTTATTCGCTATATGCCGATTTAAATATTGGAGAAAGATTGCGGTTTTTTGCTCAGGTGAACAGTGCGCTCGAAAATGGGAGTAAGTACGGACCATCTCCGGTTGATGAAGATCAGCTTGCAGTGCAAAATCTTTTCGCAGAATACAGGATACTTAAAGACTCATCGAATAAATTGGCCATACGGGTGGGCAGACAGGAAATTAATTATGGTTCGGGCAGGTTGATTTCTGTGCGGGAGGGTACAACCGTTAGGCAGTATTTTACAGGCGCCAAACTGATGTATGCAACACCCCGGTTTTCGCTCGATGCATTTGTTTTAGAAGCCGATGAAGTTAATTTTGGGGTATTTGACAATCGTCCAAGCCATCAGGCTAATCTTTGGGGCGCTTATTCCAACCTCAATATCCAGAAAGGTGGAAACTTCGATTTCTACTATTTAGGCATTAGGCGTGACAATGCAGAATTTGAAGAAGGTATAGCGCAGGAAGTGCGGCATACTTTAGCTACCCGATATTGGAAAAGTGGCGGTGGTTTTATTTACAATATAGAAGCCGCCTATCAGTTCGGGAAATTTGGAAACGGCCATATCAATGCCTGGACAATGGCCTTTGAATTTGGTTATACTTTCGAAAAAACCAAATTTAAACCTTCTTTTAACTTGCGAAACGACTACATCTCAGGTGATCAAAAAGCAGGGGATGGGAAACTGCAAACCTTTAATCCTTTATATCCGAAAGGGGGCTATTTTGGTTTTAATCCACTCATTGGGCCATCAAATTTAATTGATTTACATCCCTATTTAACACTAAGCTTAACCGATAAATTAAGTGTCCAGGCTGATGTGGTTTTCAACTGGAGATATTCATTAAACGATGGGATTTATCGTCCGGGTGGAAATTTTAACACTGCAGGTTCCCTGTCCGGTCACCGGTTTATCGGTACAACCTATCTGCTCAGCGCGGATTATAAAATTAATAATAACCTTTCATTGAGTTGTGGGGGACAATATTTCAGGGTTGGTGATTTCATCAAAGATATCGTACCGCTCTGGGACAATTCAAAGTTTTTTAATGCTCAGGTATCATACAAATTTTAA
- a CDS encoding hydrolase has product MKPSPDLLSPENHALVLIDYEGQMAFATKSISITELRTNVAIICGASKIFNVPTIVTTVAEESFSGPVFPEVEEFYPQATSNYIDRTSMNTWEDEPAYKAITGTGKKKIVLAGLWTGVCIVGPALSALSEGFDVFVITDACGDVSNEAHERAIQRMVHAGVKPVTAVQYILELQRDWARTETYEPVTTLMKKYGAGYGIGIQYAHKMIKH; this is encoded by the coding sequence ATGAAACCATCACCAGACTTATTATCTCCTGAAAACCATGCATTAGTATTAATCGATTATGAAGGGCAAATGGCTTTTGCTACAAAAAGCATCTCCATTACCGAACTTCGTACCAATGTGGCTATTATTTGCGGCGCATCTAAAATCTTTAACGTTCCGACCATTGTAACCACAGTTGCTGAAGAATCGTTTTCTGGTCCTGTTTTTCCTGAAGTTGAAGAATTTTATCCTCAGGCTACTTCAAATTATATCGACAGAACTTCAATGAATACCTGGGAAGATGAACCCGCTTACAAAGCTATTACTGGAACAGGGAAAAAGAAAATTGTATTGGCTGGCCTTTGGACAGGCGTATGCATTGTTGGCCCGGCTTTATCAGCCTTATCAGAAGGTTTTGACGTTTTTGTGATCACCGATGCCTGTGGCGATGTAAGCAATGAAGCGCATGAGCGTGCCATTCAAAGAATGGTGCATGCAGGTGTAAAACCGGTAACTGCTGTACAATACATCCTTGAGCTACAAAGAGACTGGGCCAGAACCGAAACTTATGAGCCTGTAACCACCTTGATGAAAAAATATGGTGCAGGTTATGGTATTGGTATCCAGTACGCACACAAAATGATAAAACACTAA